A DNA window from Arachis hypogaea cultivar Tifrunner chromosome 18, arahy.Tifrunner.gnm2.J5K5, whole genome shotgun sequence contains the following coding sequences:
- the LOC112768971 gene encoding ADP,ATP carrier protein 1, mitochondrial codes for MVNPNPTLEKFARHLHLHSALSSDIQSNDGSFRRPALNQRRTFSNYSNPALHMPASCKSTTDFFTVTSATTSPVFVAAPAEKGNFFIDFMMGGVSAAVSKTAAAPIERVKLLIQNQDEMIKQGRLAQPYKGIGDCFSRTIADEGVVSLWRGNTANVIRYFPTQALNFAFKDYFKRLFNFKKDRDGYWKWFAGNLASGGAAGASSLFFVYSLDYARTRLANDAKAAKKGGGDRQFNGLVDVYKKTLASDGIAGLYRGFNISCVGIIVYRGLYFGMYDSLKPVLLTGSLQDSFFASFALGWLITNGAGLASYPIDTVRRRMMMTSGTAVKYKSSMDAFTQILQNEGAKSLFKGAGANILRAIAGAGVLAGYDKLQVIMFGKKYGSGGA; via the exons ATGGTCAATCCAAACCCAACTCTTGAAAAGTTTGCAAGGCATCTCCATCTCCATTCTGCTCTTTCCTCCGACATCCAAAGCAACGATGGATCCTTCCGCCGCCCTGCTTTAAACCAAAGGCGAACATTCTCGAATTACTCGAATCCTGCCTTGCACATGCCAGCATCATGCAAATCCACAACTGATTTCTTTACCGTTACAAGTGCCACAACGTCTCCTGTCTTTGTGGCAGCTCCGGCAGAGAAGGGCAACTTCTTTATTGACTTCATGATGGGCGGAGTGTCGGCAGCCGTGTCGAAAACGGCGGCGGCTCCGATCGAACGAGTGAAGCTTTTGATCCAAAATCAAGATGAGATGATTAAACAAGGAAGACTTGCTCAGCCATACAAGGGTATTGGTGACTGCTTTAGTCGAACAATTGCTGATGAGGGTGTGGTGTCTCTTTGGAGAGGTAACACTGCAAATGTGATTCGCTATTTCCCGACTCAGGCTCTGAACTTTGCATTCAAGGACTACTTCAAGAGGCTTTTCAATTTCAAGAAGGATAGAGACGGTTACTGGAAATGGTTTGCTGGAAACTTGGCATCAGGAGGTGCAGCTGGAGCCTCATCGCTCTTCTTTGTATACTCTCTTGACTACGCCCGTACTCGTCTTGCTAATGACGCCAAGGCTGCTAAGAAGGGTGGCGGCGACAGGCAGTTTAACGGTCTCGTCGACGTCTACAAGAAGACCTTGGCTTCCGACGGCATCGCCGGTCTTTACCGTGGTTTCAACATTTCCTGCGTCGGTATCATCGTCTATCGCGGTCTCTACTTTGGAATGTATGATTCTCTCAAGCCAGTTCTCTTGACTGGATCTTTGCAG GATAGCTTTTTTGCGAGCTTTGCTCTCGGGTGGCTGATCACCAATGGTGCTGGGCTTGCATCATACCCAATTGACACAGTGAGGAGAAGAATGATGATGACCTCTGGTACAGCTGTGAAGTACAAGAGCTCCATGGATGCATTTACACAAATCCTCCAGAATGAGGGTGCCAAGTCCTTGTTCAAGGGTGCTGGTGCTAACATCCTTCGCGCCATCGCCGGCGCCGGTGTGCTTGCTGGCTATGACAAGTTGCAGGTTATTATGTTTGGCAAGAAGTATGGATCTGGCGGTGCTTAG
- the LOC112771003 gene encoding transcription initiation factor TFIID subunit 8, with translation MGFTYSTNGNPNRRTIDHGGVAGRASSDEFGRAVSRIAVAQICESAGFNGVKNSAIEALSDVTIRYLIDLGKIAEFYANLAGRSQCSVFDLILGLEDLEQVKGFIGSGQSQCLLGSGTVRDLMRFVNCGDEVPFAQPIPNFPVIRQRKVIPSFLQMGEAPPSKHIPPWLPALPDPHTYIHTPMWDERTCDPREDKVEQARQRRKAERSLLSLQKRLLLCSGSVETRNTTSNVVVPSGGGASLRQGEGEGVDKNPYLKAPVDNKDVSPVPLPGKLSDDVDMIANHVSVLEAFAPAIEMMRSSGVLCEDEGMQGRTVLPAVRPTVYFKFRAGKKLIHESLDMRNQKKDASQTAALAGRDDERDDKKRRAELILKQSMENPQELTLL, from the coding sequence ATGGGGTTCACTTATTCCACTAATGGAAACCCTAATCGACGGACCATCGACCATGGAGGAGTTGCAGGAAGAGCTTCATCTGACGAGTTTGGGCGTGCGGTTTCTCGAATAGCTGTGGCACAGATTTGCGAATCTGCAGGGTTTAATGGCGTCAAGAATTCCGCCATCGAAGCACTTTCCGATGTCACAATTAGGTACCTTATTGACTTGGGGAAAATAGCTGAATTTTATGCTAACCTTGCTGGTAGATCGCAATGTAGTGTCTTTGATTTGATTCTAGGGTTAGAGGATTTAGAACAGGTCAAGGGTTTCATAGGTTCTGGTCAAAGTCAATGCCTTTTAGGTTCAGGAACTGTTAGGGATCTTATGAGGTTTGTGAATTGCGGTGATGAGGTTCCTTTTGCTCAGCCAATACCGAATTTTCCAGTGATTCGGCAGCGGAAAGTTATCCCTAGTTTCTTGCAAATGGGGGAGGCACCGCCTTCTAAGCATATACCACCTTGGTTGCCGGCATTGCCGGACCCTCACACTTATATTCACACGCCTATGTGGGATGAGAGGACTTGTGATCCCCGGGAAGACAAGGTTGAACAGGCCAGGCAACGTAGAAAGGCTGAGAGGTCGTTGTTGAGCTTGCAGAAGAGGTTGTTGTTGTGTAGTGGTTCAGTAGAAACACGCAATACAACTTCTAATGTGGTTGTGCCGAGTGGTGGTGGTGCTTCACTTAGACAAGGAGAAGGTGAAGGGGTTGATAAGAACCCTTACCTTAAGGCTCCTGTGGATAATAAAGATGTTTCTCCAGTTCCCTTGCCGGGGAAGCTTTCTGATGATGTTGATATGATTGCAAATCATGTTTCTGTGTTGGAGGCATTTGCTCCTGCAATTGAGATGATGAGGAGTAGTGGTGTTTTGTGTGAAGATGAGGGGATGCAAGGGAGAACAGTTCTTCCAGCTGTGAGACCTACTGTTTATTTCAAGTTCAGGGCTGGAAAAAAGCTTATCCACGAGTCCTTGGATATGAGGAATCAGAAGAAGGATGCTTCACAAACAGCGGCCTTGGCTGGTAGAGATGACGAGAGGGATGATAAGAAGCGGAGAGCTGAGCTTATTCTTAAACAATCTATGGAAAACCCACAAGAACTCACTCTGTTGTAG